A single genomic interval of Dromiciops gliroides isolate mDroGli1 chromosome 1, mDroGli1.pri, whole genome shotgun sequence harbors:
- the DRG2 gene encoding developmentally-regulated GTP-binding protein 2 has product MGILEKISEIEKEIARTQKNKATEYHLGLLKAKLAKYRAQLLEPSKSASTKGEGFDVMKSGDARVALIGFPSVGKSTFLSLMTSTASEAASYEFTTLTCIPGVIEYKGANIQLLDLPGIIEGAAQGKGRGRQVIAVARTADVVIMMLDATKGEVQRALLEKELESVGIRLNKHRPNIYFKPKKGGGISFNSTVTLSQCSEKLVQLILHEYKIFNAEVLFREDCSPDEFIDVIVGNRVYMPCLYVYNKIDQISMEEVDRLARKPNSVVISCGMKLNLDFLLEMLWEYLALTCIYTKKRGQRPDFTDAIILRKGASVEHVCHRIHRTLASQFKYALVWGTSTKYSPQRVGLTHTMEHEDVIQIVKK; this is encoded by the exons atggGCATCCTGGAGAAGATCTCGGAGATCGAGAAGGAGATCGCCCGCACCCAGAAAAACAAGG CCACTGAGTACCATCTTGGTTTGCTGAAAGCAAAACTTGCCAAGTACAGAGCACAGCTCTTGGAACCCTCCAAATCTGCCTCCACCAAAGGAGAAGGCTTCGATGTGATGAAATCTGGAGATGCCCGAGTGGCACTGATTGGCTTTCCTTCTGTGGGTAAG TCTACCTTCCTGAGTTTAATGACATCTACTGCCAGTGAAGCTGCATCCTATGAATTCACCACTCTGACATGTATCCCAGGTGTCATCGAA TACAAAGGAGCCAATATTCAGCTCTTAGATCTTCCTGGAATCATTGAAGGCGCTGCACAAG GGAAAGGCAGAGGCCGACAGGTGATTGCTGTGGCTAGGACGGCCGATGTTGTCATCATGATGCTGGACGCCACCAAGGGAGAAGTGCAGAG GGCCCTGTTGGAAAAGGAATTGGAATCTGTGGGGATCCGGCTCAACAAGCACAGACCCAATATCTACTTCAAG CCAAAGAAAGGTGGTGGGATCTCCTTCAATTCAACAGTCACACTGAGCCAGTGCTCTGAAAAGCTGGTGCAGCTCATCCTACATGAGTACA AAATCTTCAATGCTGAAGTACTCTTCCGAGAAGACTGTTCACCAGACGAGTTTATTGATGTGATTGTTGGCAACCGAGTGTACATGCCCTGCTTGTAT GTTTATAACAAAATTGATCAGATCTCAATGGAGGAAGTTGACCGCCTGGCACGAAAGCCCAACAGTGTTGTTATCAG CTGCGGGATGAAGCTCAATCTGGATTTCTTGCTGGAGATGCTTTGGGAGTACTTGGCCCTGACGTGTATCTACACCAAAAAAAGAGGAC AAAGACCAGACTTTACAGATGCCATTATTCTCCGGAAAGGAGCTTCCGTAGAGCATGTG tGCCACCGGATCCACCGAACACTCGCCAGCCAGTTTAAGTATGCTTTAGTGTGG GGAACCAGCACCAAATATAGCCCTCAGAGAGTGGGATTGACACATACGATGGAGCATGAGGATGTCATCCAGATAGTCAAGAAGTAG